The Flaviramulus sp. BrNp1-15 genome includes the window ACTTAACTTCATTACCTTCAATAGTATCGATGGCTTTATTTAAAAAGTCATCAACACTATCAGCAACGATATTCGCGGTATCGTTTAAATTATTTAAAGTGTTTTGAAAACTTTGTAGTAAACTTGGATTAATATCCTTTAAAATGGGTATAACTTCATGCCGCAATTTATTTCGCAAATATTTAACCGATTTATTACTACTATCATCTGTCCATTTTATATGGTTTTCTTGAGCGTAGTTTTCAATATCTTGACTAGAAAATGGTAAAAGTGGTCTTACAAATTTCCCATTAACTTCTGGTATTCCTGTTAATCCTTCTAAACCTGTGCCTCTTGTAAAATTAATTAAAAAAGTTTCAAGATTATCATCGGCATGATGCGCGGTTAAAATGTAATCGAACTGTAATTGCTCAGCTAATTCTTCAAACCATGTATAACGTAATTCGCGTGCTGCCATTTGAATGGAGCGCTTGTTATCTTGTGCATATTTTTCGGTGTCAAAACTTTCAATAAACACTTCTAAATCTAAATCATCTGCCAATTGCAAAACAAATTCTTCATCAGCATCACTTTCTTTTCCGCGTAAATTAAAATTGCAATGTACCAGTGAAATATTCAGTTTTAAATCATGACATAAATGCGTTAAAACCACACTATCTACTCCGCCAGAAATAGCAATTAACAACTTGCTTTTTTCTAAGAAAGAGAGCTTGTTTTTTATATGATTTTGAAATTTTTCTAGCATACGTCCAAATATACAACTTTGGCTATTTAATATGCACTTTGTTTTGTAGCGAAATGACATTTATCATATAATAACATCTTTAATTTCGTAATTTTAAAGTATTAATTATTAATACCTTTTATTATGTGTTCTCTAGAAAAATTAAACGATAAAGCGACCCAAACTGCTTTTGATAAAAAAGTAGTTTCTGTAACGCAACATTTACGAGCTTATACAAACCATAGATTATACATTGCAGAGTCAACAGGTATTATTCCTAAAAACATGTATACTTCTAATGATTTGATAGATGAAGGAATCGCTAAATTTTACGAAAGAGGTTACAATATTGACGATGATATCTCCCAAATAAAATTGAAACTCTTTAAAATAGTTGATAATGATTTAAATGAGCTTTTTAAAAACGAAGCATTTCATAAAAACACCATGAGTACCCATTCTATTTTAGAAGAAGAATTAGATGGTTTAGAGGAAAAATTTACTGTTGATGAAGACTTTGATTTAATAATGAATGAGGAATTAAGTGATATTTCTTATAAACAAGACCAAAACAATGATGTATTTGTTTATGATAACGAAAATGAAGCCATTAAAAGTGCTTTTGAAATTTCTGATATTTCTTCTACTCGTAACAAACATTTATTAGGAAAAATATATACTTGGTTACCTTTAAACGTATCTGGTATTGTTGATTTATTTGTTTTCGGAAATTTAAGTTTTGATGAAATTGCCAAAGTAAAATCTATAGAAGCCAGACGCGTAGAACGTGTTTTAGAATTAGCTATTGAAGATTTTAAACAACACTTACGTTAATTTTCTAAAACGGTTCGCATAGCTTTGGCTTTAACAAGGCATTCTTCGTATTCTTTAAGTGGGTTACTTTTTGCTGTAATGGCTCCACCTACAGAGTAGGATACATATTTTTTAGTGTCGTTATAAAGTATGCTTCTAATAACTACGTTAAAGTCGAAATCGCCTTCTGGAGAAAAATACCCAACAGTTCCAGAATAGAGTCCGCGTTTAGTTTCCTCTAACTCTTCAATAATTTTCATTGCAGAAATTTTAGGAGCACCCGTCATACTTCCCATTGGGAAAGTACTTTTTATAACATCCACAGGGTGTGTGTTTACATCAATTTTAGAAGTGACAGTAGAAATCATTTGATGCACTTGATCAAATGTATAAATTTTGCATAATTCCTCTACCTTAACACTACCTTTTAAAGCAGTTTTAGAAAGATCGTTTCTCACTAAATCCACAATCATGATATTTTCGCTACGCTCCTTTTCATCATTCAATAAATCAGATTTTAACTGCTCATCCTCTTTTACATTATCAGATCGTTTTGCAGTTCCTTTTATAGGCTGAGAAATAATAGTTTCTTTTTCCTTTTTTAAATACCTTTCTGGTGAAGCAGATAATAAATACTTATCATCACACTTTAAAAACGTAGCAAATGGCGGATTTGAAATAGTATTTAGTTTGTTGTAGGTTTCTAATGGATTTATTGCTGTGTTTTCTGCATAAAATTCCTGACAAAAATTGGCTTCATAAATATCACCTCGATGAATATGATCCAACATGTTATTTACTTTTTCAAAGTACTCGTCCTTATGAATTCTTAAATGAATTTTAATTGGGTCTGTTGGCTGTTCAATTTTTAAATGGTTTGATGACTGAATATCATTTAAATCACTTTCAATGTCGTCATCAACCATATTTAAATACAAGATTTCTACATAATTATCTTTAAAAAAAAATAGTTTTTTGGGTTGAAAAAAGTATAAATCAGGAAACTCCAAACCATCAAAATTAGTAGACTTTAAAACTTCTACATCATTCTTTAAATCGTAGGTTAAATATCCAAAAATCCAATCTTTAGTAATGGTTTGATATTCTTTTAATTTCTCAAACCCTTGAAGGTAATCGGTTTTTATACTTGTAAAAGCATCAACAGCTAAAACAGCATCATAATTGGCGTATTTTTGATTGTAATTGTTAGAATCTAACCAAACTACATCATCAAATTGCTGTGCCCAAATCAGTAATTGATTTTTAAAAGTTTTAGCGTTTTTTAATGTATGAATTTGTTTTGTCCTCAACAGAAAATATTATGGAGCAAAGTTACTTAGAATACTTAAAAAATTAAGATTTTTGTAAATTAGTTTAAATATATAAATAGCATGTACACATTACAGAATAATAAACTTAAAATAGCTGTTAAAAAAATTGGAGCAGAACTTTGTGAGGTTTCCTCAACAAAACATAACACTCAATTTATGTGGGATGCAAACCCTGAAGTTTGGGGCAGTTATGCACCTAACTTATTCCCTATTATTGGCGCTTTAAAAGACGATTCCTACACGTTTGAAGGTGCGTCATATACTCTTCCAAAACATGGATTTGTTCGTCATAATCAAGATATTAAACTTCACAAACAAACTGAAAACAGCTTAACTTTTAAGTTATCTTACAATGATGCTTTGTTAGAAATGTATCCTTTTAAATTTGAGTTTTACATTAGTTACACGCTAATTGATAATACTATAGAAATTTTACATACCATAAAAAACTGCGACACAAAAACCATGTATTTCTCGGTTGGTGGACATCCCGCTTTTAAATGCCCTGTTTATAATAACGAAAACTATAATGACTATTCCTTAGAGTTTGAACATGTTGAAAACGCTAAGCGACACCTTATTGAAATGGAAACTGGTCTTATTTCAAATAAAACAGAAACGGTTTTCAACAATTCTAATATTTTAGATTTGAATCATGAACTTTTTGATAGAGACGCATTGGTTTTCAAAGATTTAACCTCTAGAAAAGTGAGTTTAAAAAGTAAAAATCATGGAACTATCTTAACTGTAAGTTATCAAGATTTCAACTATTTAGGTATTTGGGCAAAACCTACAGGTAATTACGTTTGTATTGA containing:
- a CDS encoding aldose 1-epimerase family protein, giving the protein MYTLQNNKLKIAVKKIGAELCEVSSTKHNTQFMWDANPEVWGSYAPNLFPIIGALKDDSYTFEGASYTLPKHGFVRHNQDIKLHKQTENSLTFKLSYNDALLEMYPFKFEFYISYTLIDNTIEILHTIKNCDTKTMYFSVGGHPAFKCPVYNNENYNDYSLEFEHVENAKRHLIEMETGLISNKTETVFNNSNILDLNHELFDRDALVFKDLTSRKVSLKSKNHGTILTVSYQDFNYLGIWAKPTGNYVCIEPWLGIADSVNTNQKLIEKEGIIALQTDKTFKAAYQIEIENTHLI
- the pabB gene encoding aminodeoxychorismate synthase component I, whose translation is MRTKQIHTLKNAKTFKNQLLIWAQQFDDVVWLDSNNYNQKYANYDAVLAVDAFTSIKTDYLQGFEKLKEYQTITKDWIFGYLTYDLKNDVEVLKSTNFDGLEFPDLYFFQPKKLFFFKDNYVEILYLNMVDDDIESDLNDIQSSNHLKIEQPTDPIKIHLRIHKDEYFEKVNNMLDHIHRGDIYEANFCQEFYAENTAINPLETYNKLNTISNPPFATFLKCDDKYLLSASPERYLKKEKETIISQPIKGTAKRSDNVKEDEQLKSDLLNDEKERSENIMIVDLVRNDLSKTALKGSVKVEELCKIYTFDQVHQMISTVTSKIDVNTHPVDVIKSTFPMGSMTGAPKISAMKIIEELEETKRGLYSGTVGYFSPEGDFDFNVVIRSILYNDTKKYVSYSVGGAITAKSNPLKEYEECLVKAKAMRTVLEN
- the tilS gene encoding tRNA lysidine(34) synthetase TilS encodes the protein MLEKFQNHIKNKLSFLEKSKLLIAISGGVDSVVLTHLCHDLKLNISLVHCNFNLRGKESDADEEFVLQLADDLDLEVFIESFDTEKYAQDNKRSIQMAARELRYTWFEELAEQLQFDYILTAHHADDNLETFLINFTRGTGLEGLTGIPEVNGKFVRPLLPFSSQDIENYAQENHIKWTDDSSNKSVKYLRNKLRHEVIPILKDINPSLLQSFQNTLNNLNDTANIVADSVDDFLNKAIDTIEGNEVKFKVSEFKKLNNPKPYLYESLKEFGFTQWDDIVNLLDAETGKQVFSERYRLIKNREHLLLSKITIDNVKSYTIEENSKRIEMTFGILLFDEADAIFGKRTNVIFVDKDKLEYPLTVRKWQEGDVFYPLGMSGKKKLSKYFKDEKLSLLDKENTWLLCSGEAIVWVINRRADNRFKVTESTKQFLKIELQ